Part of the Natranaerovirga pectinivora genome is shown below.
CAATGGATTTACTGATACAATTAACCCTGAAATACTTAAAGCACATGCATTAGGAATTGTAAATGGAGTAAGTGATACTAAGTTTAAACCTAATAATAATGTTTCTAGGCAAGAAATAGCTGTTATGTTTTTTAGAACTTTGAAAGCAGTAGATGAAAGCTTAATAGATGGTATTTATCCGGTTAATTTTGAAGATAAAAGTGAAATCGCAAGTTGGGCTGAAGAGGCTATAGGCTTTATGAGCAATAAAGGGATAGTTGGGGGAGTAGGAAATAATCTAGTTAATCCAAAAGGAAATGCAACAAGGGAGCAAGCTATTGCTTTGGTTGTTAGGACATTTGAAGAGTTTAATTAATTAAGGATTGTAATTATACAAAGTGAATTAATGATAATTTAGAAAAGGAAAAATGAAAGATGAATAATAAAAAAAGAATAGTATTATCGATACTTATTATGACATTAATGAGCTTATTATTAGCTTGTGGAAGTGCACAGAAAGAATCAGAATTAATTGGTGAGTGGGAATTAATAGAAGATGTGTTAGCTTTTGGATTTTTTACTTATCCTAAAGGATCTAAAGTGCAATTTTATAGTGATGGTAATATGAGTTTTATGGGAATTGGATCAAAATATGAAATAGTTGATGGTAAATTAAAATTAACAGAAAATGATGGACCAGTTACGTATAACGAATACAAAGTAGATGGAGATACGCTGACATTACATTTACAAGCAACTGGATTATTGGCAGGGAACTCTGTTGAGTTGAATTATAAAAGAGTAGCTAAATAAATCAATAATAGCAGTAAATACAATAAAAAAGGATAACCCACACATAAGGGTTATTTTTTTTAGCTACAACTTACAACTCATTATATAAAACAAACAACGTAAGTTATACAGCCATTAGTAAAGGTAGTATGATGTTAAGATACGGTATAAAGAAATTCCAGATGCTATAAATATTAAATAATTAGAAGATAAAGGTATTGGTTTAAAATGAGAAGAAGGCTATGGGCAAATTATCTTTAAAGTTTTTTTGAAGTTTGTATTTACAATCAAATTAATTTATTAAGAAACTAAATTTATTGTTGGTAAAATCCATCGCTATTCTGTATAAATGTAATAAATAGGTGGTAAAATGAGTATGAACAAAAAACTAAGATTTATTCTGGTTAGAATATGTTGAACTTAAGTGGATTTTAAAGTAGAATAATATATAAATATAAAGCAAAGTAGGGTAATTATGGGTAAGAACACAGTTGCAATTATTGGTGGAGGTGCTTCTGGCCTTGTGGCAGGTATTGTTAGTGCTAGAGGTGGTGCCAAAGTTACGATTATTGAAAGAATGGATAGATTAGGTAAAAAAATATTGGCTACTGGAAATGGACGTTGTAATTTGACTAACACAGTATTGTCTGTAGATCATTTTAATGGAGAAAACCCTAAGTTTTCTATGCCAGTACTAAGTGCTTTCGATGTAGAGAAGACCATAGAGTTTTTTAATGGGCTTGGAATCTACCCAAGGGTAGAGAATGGGTATGTTTATCCTTATTCTAATCAAGCTTCTTCTGTTTTAGATGTACTTAGGCAAGAGATTGAACAATTAAAAATTAATGTTGTTTATGAGGAAGAAGTTAAAGAGATCGAAAAAAAGAAAAATCAATTTATTATACATACGAATGGTAATAAATATTATACCAATAAAGTTATTTTATGTGCAGGAGGGAACTCAACTCCCAACCTTGGGTCAAATGGGAGTGGTTTTGATTTAGCCAAGAAACTAGGACATAGAATCGTTAGCCCTTACCCTGCATTGGTTCAGATTAAAGCCAGTGAAAATTATTTGAAAAGGATTAAAGGGGTAAGGGTAATAGCAAAACTTCATTTGTATATTGATGATACTTTAAAAAGAGAAGAAGTTGGGGAAGTTTTGTTTACAGATTATGGTTTATCAGGTATACCAATATTACAGATTAGTAGATATATAGGTGAAGCCATTAATAATGGTAAAAAGATTAAAGTTTTATTGGATTTAATCCCAGAATTAGAAACGGAGGCTTTAGATAAAATATTAGTAGAGCGATTTACCAATATGCCTTATAAATCCATAGAAGATAACTTAATTGGGTTATTAAATAAAAAGCTAATTCCTATAATTACACATTTATCAGATATAAAAGATAATCAGCCCGTTAGTCAGATAAGTAAATCTCAAAGACATAAATTAATTGAATCAATAAAAAATCTAACCTTTAATATAACAGGAACAAATGATTGGAATCAATCACAGGTTACTGTAGGCGGTGTGGCAACGGATGAAGTAGATCCTAATACATTAGAATCTAAAATTCATCCAAACTTATATTTTGCAGGAGAAATTCTTGATATTGACGGCGATTGTGGGGGATATAATTTGCAATGGGCTTGGAGTAGTGGGTATATAGCTGGTAAAACCATAGTTAAGAAAACCAATTAAAAACAAAGGATGTAAAAGTGATGATAAGAATACAACAATTAAGATTTGAGTTAAATCATAATGATAATAATATTAAAAATAAGATACTAAAAGAGCTAAGAATAACAGAAGATGCTTTAAAAGAATACAGAATTATTAAAAAATCCATTGATGCTAGAAAGAAAAATAATATCATAATTGTATATACTATTGATATTAAAGTACAAGATGAAAAGAGTGTAATGAAGAAGATTAACAATAATAATATTATGTTAACAACTCATCAAAAATACACTTTTAATGTTACTGGACCAGAAAAGATTAAGCATAGACCTATAATTGTTGGAACAGGTCCAGCAGGATTATTTGCTGCTCTACTATTGGCAGAAAAAGGGTTTAAGCCTATAATAATAGAAAGAGGACAGCCAGTAGAAGAAAGATTTAAAGATGTGAATCGTTTCTGGGAAACAGGTGTATTAAATCCTGAGTCAAATGTTCAATTTGGTGAAGGTGGTGCAGGTACTTTTTCTGATGGAAAGCTAAATACCATGGTAAAAGAGGAAACAGGAAGAAATCATAAGGTTTTAGAGACATTTGTAGAGGCTGGAGCCCCATCAGAAATTCTTTATATAAACAAACCTCATATTGGTACAGATTATTTAAGAACGGTTGTAAAAAATATGAGAGAAAAGTTAATTGATCTAGGAGCAGACATTAAATTCGGAACTAAATTAACGGATATTATTATTGAAAACAATACAATTATTGGAATTGAAGTCAATAACAATGAAAAAATAGAGTGCCAAATGTTAATTCTTGCAATTGGTCATAGTGCTAGAGATACATTTGAAATGCTATACAAACATAATATCCAAATGGCTAGTAAACCTTTTGCTATTGGTGTTAGAATTGAACATCCACAGATTCTTATTAGTAAGAATCAATATGGAGATTATTATGAAAGCCCACATTTGCCAGTTGCGGATTATAAATTAACCCATAAATGTTCTAATGGAAGAAGTATTTATTCTTTTTGTATGTGCCCAGGCGGTTTTGTTGTTAATGCCTCTTCTGAAAAAGGTCGAATTGTTACTAATGGCATGAGTAATTATGCCAGAGATGAAGTAAATGCCAATAGTGCTATTATTGTCACTGTTAAGCCTGAAGATTTTGAATCAGAACATCCCTTAGCAGCTATAGCTTTTCAAAGAAAATGGGAAGAAAAGGCTTTTCAAGTGGGTGGAAGTTCATACAAAGTACCCATTCAATTGGTAGATGATTTTTATAAAAATAAAGCATCAAATAATTTAGGAGATGTTATGCCATCTTTAAAAGAACAAGGGGTATTGGCAAATATTCAGGAATGTTTACCTCATTATGTTATTGAGGGATTAAAAGAGGGCATTCAAGCTTTTGATAAAAAAATCAAGGGATTTGCAAGACAAGATGCAATTTTATCTGGAGTAGAAACAAGAACGTCATCACCAGTTAGAATCCATAGAGATGATAATTTTGAAAGTAATATCAAAGGATTATATCCTTGTGGTGAAGGTGCTGGCTATGCAGGAGGTATAACTTCTGCAGCTATGGATGGTATAAAAACGGCAGAAGCTATATTTAAACGATTTAAACCAGAATAATAGGGGGGATTCACTTGAGTAAACGAAGTCATTTGAAAGATAAAAAAAGAATTGTAATAAAGATTGGTTCATCTTCATTAACCCATCCAGAGACAGGGCATCTGAATCTTGCTAAATTAGATAAGTTCACAAGGATTTTGTCTGATTTAAAGAACAAGAATAAAGATGTTATTCTTGTAACCTCTGGTGCTATTGCAGTTGGGTATAAAGCTGTAGGATTAAAAGAAAAACCTGTGGAAATTTCTAAAAAACAAGCCTGTGCATCTGTTGGGCAAGCTATTCTTATGATGATTTATCAAAAGTTATTTAGAGAATATAACCAAACAGCAAGTCAGATACTGTTAACCAAAGATATTATGGATTCAGATATAAGAAGAAGGAATGCAGAGAATACATTTAAAGAATTATTTGAAATGAATGTTATTCCTATTGTTAACGAGAATGATACAATCTCTACTGAAGAAATTGAATTCGGTGATAATGACACATTATCTGCAATAGTGGCCACCTTGGTTAAAGCAGATTTATTAATACTTCTTTCAGATATAGAAGGGTTATATACAGATGATCCAAGAAAAAACAAAGATGCTGTTTTTGTTGAGGAAGTTGCAGTGATTGATGAAAATCTACTCAATATGGCAAAAGGTGCAGGGAGTAAAGTTGGCACAGGAGGTATGATTACTAAAATTCTGGCTGCTAAAATTGCAACTGAATCAGGTGTTGATATGGTTATTTCTAATGGGGATGATGTTAACAATATACTTAGAATTATCGATGGTGAAAACATAGGAACATTATTTTGTAAAAACTAGAAATCAAGGATACATAGGAATGAAAACCACTGTAAATAATTATAGTGGTTTTTTTAAAGGAAAATTCCACAGGAAGTTTTAAATTTTACAACCAATAATAGTATTAAAAATAATAAAGGCTATATATAATATTAAAAAGAGGAAATTTGCAATCTATGAAAGCAAGAAGGGATATGGCTATCGCATTAATACTAATTGGAGTACTAATCATTGGTATTATTATCTTCATTAGGTACTTTGATTTGAATTTTAAGAATGAAGAAAATAAATTAGAATTTAGAATATCCAATAAAAGGAATGGAGAAAAAGAAGATACAAAAGGAAAGACCTATGAGGGGATATGGCTCATAGAAAGTGAAGATATTAAACAGTGCCAGCCTTTAATATATGTTTTTGGTGGCATGATTTTAGATATCCAACAGATCAATAATGAAATTATTAAAGGTGAAATAAGTACAATACAAAGTGCCCCCTCCAATAGAATTGCTAGTGTAACTTTTGAAGCATTAAGGTCCAATAATATTCTAAAGTACCTTTTTTCTGATGACGGATGGGGGAATAAAGGGCAAATTACATTAGAGTTTTTAGAAGATACATTAGACCTTACAATTGATTTAACAGACATTGGAGAAGGTGCTATGTGGGGAATTGGAAATGGCAATTTTATTTTTCATAGGGCATTACCATTTGAAGAATTAGAAATAACAGAATTATCAAGAGCACCTTTTGAAAAATATTTTTCTGAATTAGAAAAAGGGTATTTACAACCATTTAAAGAGTTTCATTTAGAGAATGATCAACTTATTACTTTTGCAATTTTATATTATGCGTATAACCATATTAATGCCACAACAATTGAAAAGTCTGAAGTAGATAAAATAATTTATGATTTTTTTGGTATTAAAGACATAGAACATAATTCAGTATTTGATTATGGCATTATTTATACCAATAATTCATATACATATCCTGTTGTTTCGGGTGTTTCTCGAATCCCAATTGTTGAACAAATCATAGAATGTGATAGTAAGTATTATATTATGTTTACCTTCAATTATATTGATTTTGAAACAAGTGGGTACAATCTAGATGCGTTAATGTTAGCAACTTTAGAGAAAGGATCTGAAGGGTCTAGTATGGACTATTGGCTTAAGGAATACAAAGAGATTTATAAATTTGATTAATGCTACTTTAAACTAGTGATGATTGCACTAGTTTTTTCTTTTAGGATTTAGGCATTAAAAAACTCTTGGAAAAAAAATTGATACATGTTACTATAAAAGTAAAATTTTTATATATGAACTATTTTGGGCTACCTTTTTTCTAATAAGAAAAATATGGGGATGCAATAGAGTTTACATTATGGAGGGTTTTTATGACTTACGAAGATGCGTTAGAATATATTCATGGTTCATTAAGATTCGGTGATAAGCTTGGACTTGATAATATACGTAAATTATTAGAATTAATGGGTAATCCACAAAAAAAATTAAAATTCATACATGTAGCAGGCACCAATGGGAAAGGGTCAACTTGTGCAATCCTTGCAAGTATTTTAAAAGAAGAGGGTTATAAAGTTGGTATGTTTACATCCCCTTATATAGAAGCCTTTACAGAGCGAATAATTATAAATGATGAACAAATTCTTAAAATGGACTTAGCAAGAATAACTGAAGATATAAAAAGCCATGTTGATCATATGGTGAAGGAAGGTTTTAATCATCCAACAGAATTTGAGATTGTTACGGCCATTGGCTTTCAACATTTTTTTGAAAAGAACTGTGATATAGTTGTCCTTGAAGTAGGTATGGGCGGAAGATTAGATTCAACAAATGTTATTGATCTACCCTTGGTTTCTGTAATAACTTCCATAAGTTTAGATCATACAGATTATCTTGGGGATACCATTGACAAGATTGCTTTTGAAAAATGTGGTATTATTAAGGATAATGGGATTACAGTAAGTTATCTTGATCAGAAAAATGAAGCACTTGAAGTCATTAAAAAAACTGCAGAAGAAAGAAACAATCACTTTGTAGTGCCGAGTAATCATTATAAGATTATTAGTAATGACTTAAATGGGATTGTTTTTAATTATAATGCGTATGAGAATCTTCGAATCACTTTATTAGGTAAGCATCAATTATTAAATGCTATTACTGCAATTACAGTGATCGAGGTATTGAATGAAAAAGGTTTATTGAGGGTATCTAGAGAAAGTTTAATAAATGGTCTTAGTAATGCAAAGTGGATTGGAAGGTTTGAGGTATTAAAAACGGAGCCTTATTTTATCATTGATGGTGCTCATAATATTTCTGGTATTGAAGCTTTATCAGATTCTGTTGATGCTTATTTGATGGATAAGAAATTGACTTTTTTAGTTGGGATGTTGAAGGATAAGGACTATGAGCAAATCTTAAGTATTATTGGGCATAAGGCTCATAGGATTATTGCTACGACCCCTGATAATCCTCGAGCTTTGTCTGGTGAAGCGTTAGGTGAGGTTGCTAGGAAGTATTGTGAGGATGTTATAGTGGAAGAAGAGATTGAAAATGCTATTACTAGGGCTTTTGAATGTACAAGGAAAGATGAAGTGATTTTGTGTTTTGGGTCGTTATATTTGATTGGGGAAGTAAGGAGAAGAGTCTTGTGTTTTAATTAGTGAATAGGAAGACTAAGGTATTATATATATAAGATTAATTGCCCCATATCCTTCCTTGGATATAAGGGGCAAGCTACGCCATCCTTGGCTCCGCTGTTACATCTTATATATATATACCTTAGTCTGAGAGTACTGTTTGTTATGGATTTGATAGGGAAGATTCTTATAATAGTATATAATGACAATTATAAATATAAATAAACTTTAGTTTTTACTTTGAAAGGAGATTTTTTTATGGAACAACATAAGATTGATAGGATAAATGAGTTGGCTAGGAAGAAGAAGGCAGAAGGGTTGACTGAGGCTGAAGTTCAGGAGCAGGCTGTTCTTAGGGAAGAGTATTTGTCTTTGATTAGAGGGAATTTTAGAAGTACTATGAGTACTATTAAGATTAAGGATGAAGATGGTACCATAAGACCATTAAAACCGAAAGAATGACGAAGAAAGAGATTCGTCGTTTTATTTCTCAAAAGAAGAGTCTTTTAAGGGAAGACAAGATTCGCTTTGATAGTGAGACAATAGCAAGAACCCTTCTTGAACAAGTAGAATATGATAGTTGTAATACTATTTTTGTCTATGTGCCTTTTAATCAAGAAGTGAGAACTCAAGGGATTATTGAACAAGGGTGGATGGATCATAAAAGAATTGCCGTACCTAAGATAGTGGATAATGTAATGAGATTTTATTACATAAGTTCGTGGAATGATTTGCAAATTGGGTACTATAATATACTTGAGCCACATAGTAAAGAGGAAGCTTTATTAGATGAGACGACTTTAGTCATTATGCCTGGGTTAGCTTTTGATACCCAAAGAAATCGAATAGGTTATGGTGGCGGTTTCTATGATAAATTTTTAGAGGATAGAAAACCTTTTTCAAAGATTGCACTTACATTTGATTTTCAAGTTTTAGATAGTATTCCAAATGAACATAATGATATAAAACCTGATACCATTATAACTGAAAAAAGAATAATAAGAGGTGATAAGGATGTCTAATGAATTAATAATGAAGGGGCAGAAAGCCCAAGAAGTAAGTCGTAAGCTAATGCTTTTAAGTTCTAATGAAAAGAATAATGCTCTTGAAGCTGTTGCAGAGGCTTTGATAAAGAGAGAGGCAGAGATTCTTGAAGAGAATGGAAAAGATTTAGAAAGTGCGAAAGAAAAAGGTATTACTGGGGCCTTAATGGATAGGCTAACACTGAATCATAATAGAATTGAAGGTATTGCAGAAGGTCTGAAAATGCTAATTAATTTAGAAGATCCAGTAGGAGAAGTCTTATGGATGAAAAAAAGACCTAATGGCTTACAGTTAGGGCAAAAAAGAGTGCCTTTAGGGGTTATTGGTATTATTTATGAAGCAAGACCAAATGTAACTGTTGACGCTTTTGGTTTGTGTTTTAAAACAGGAAATGCAGTGATTCTTAGAGGCGGTAGTGAAGCCATTCATGCCAATACTAAAATTGTTGAGATTATTCAAGATGCACTAATGAGCATAGGTCTTCCAGCAGAAGCCGTTCAATTGTTAGAAGATACAAGCAGAGAAACCGCTAAAGAAATGATGCGCTTAAATCAATATATTGATGTGCTTATCCCAAGAGGTGGGGCAGGTTTAATTAAAACCGTAGTAGAAAACAGTACCATTCCTGTTATTGAAACAGGGGTAGGTAATTGCCATGTGTATATTGACTCTGAAGCAGATATTAATATGGCTGTAAAAGTTGCTTATAATGCCAAAACCCATAGACCAGGGGTATGTAATGCTTGTGAGAGTATTTTAATTAATAAAGAGATTTTAGATAAAGTAGCGCCTCTATTAATTGCCAAATTACAAGAAGGCAATGTTGAAATCCGTGGCGACGAAGAAATTAAAAAATACAGTGACAAAATAGTTGATGCTTGCGAAGAGGATTGGTCAACAGAGTATTTAGATTATATTGTTTCTATGAAAACTGTAGCAAATATTGAAGAGGCCATTAATCATATTAACACTTACGGATCAAAGCATTCAGAAGCCATCATAACAAATAATTATGAAAAATCAAATCGATTCTTAGATGCAATAGATGCAGCTGCTGTTTATGTCAATGCATCCACTCGATTTACAGATGGATTTGAATTTGGTTTTGGTGCAGAAATCGGTATTAGTACTCAAAAACTCCATGCAAGAGGACCAATGGGGTTAAAAGAATTAACAACGACAAAATATATTATATACGGTAATGGACAAATTAGAGAATAATAGCAGACACCTGATAAGATTAAATTTATATTAAAATTTAGTATCAAAATGGGAACAAAACTTTTAATCACTACGTCAATTAGTATATACCAAGTTTTAACAACTATTACCTTAGGAGGTTAAAAATGAAAAAAATATATATTGGCGTAGTTTTTTTATTGTTGGTTATAGGGAGTTTGACATTAATTAGACTTTTTGTATTAGGGGAAGAAAAAGAAAGTTTTATTGAAAGCAGGGGGATTACTAAAGTAGGTATTATATCTGTTTGGTCAGACTTAGATAATAAGCAATATGCATTAAAAGAAGAAATAGAAGTTATGGATAAGGAGACAATTGATAAGTTTATAGAGATAATTAATAATGGAACATTAAGTAAAGGTCTTTTAATGGATCGATTGCCTCACGAATATGAATTGAAAATATATTATAAAGATAGAATTATTAGATGTTCCTATGGTTATGAGGAGTCCCAATATAATATGCAAATTCAAGGTGTAAGTGGTGTTATTACAATTGATCATAGGATAATGGATGAATTAATTATTGGTGTTACAGGCGAAGTGAATAGACAAAAAAACGTGAACCCATATTAAAAGAGACAATTATTAATTGTCTCTTTTAATATATTCTATTATAGGTGATATATGGATTTTGATTATACATGAGTTCCGGAAACCCGCAACCATCCTTGCTGCGTTATTACACTTATATAAAATAAAAATTCTTGTTCTATCAGCTTGCCTACAGACTGAGAGACAATTATTAATGATCCCCTTAATATGTTTGTTAGTTAATGATTTGAATATTCCTTTCTAACTGTCTATAAACCTCAACAAGCTTATCTTCTAAAGCATCTTTTTCAGGATCAACATATTTACCAGATGCTTCAAACCAATTTATGATTTCTTTCAAACCTTCATTTAAGCCAATTGTTGCTTCATACTCTGGAGCATCTCTTTTGATCTTTGAATTATCAAATATACCTGGATAACATTTTTCTAAGTGTATATGAGTAAATAGGTCTGGGTTTCCTTTATAAAGGATCTCAGATGGCAAATAGTTAATAATAGGTTCAATCCCAACGATTTTACCAATCTCTAAGTATAAATCTTTCCACATTTGTCTATCTTCATTTGTAATGTGATATGCTTCACCGTATGCTTTTTTATTCCCTACTAATGCCACATAGCCTTTCGCCAAATCAGGTGCAAAAGTAAAGCTCCAAGGGTTTGTACCATCACCAAACATAATAAGTGGTTTGCCTTTTTTTATTCTATCCACAATACCATAATTTTGTCTTAAGACACCTATATTGGCCGCACCTATACCATAAGTTAAAGAAGGTCTAACAATTGTAATAGGAAGTATGCCTTCTTCAATCACTGTGTGAAGATATCTTTCCATTTCAGCTTTTTTATATGCATATAGGAAGCTTGGGTCATCACATAATGATTCTTTTTCTTCAATAATGGGTAACGTATTATAAGGTCTTTTATAAGCTGCTACACTAGAAGTGAAAATTATTTGACTGGTTTGATTTTTAAAAGTATCAACGGTCATTATGGCATCTTGTTCATGAAAGGAAATCATATCAATAACAACATCAAAAAAACGATTCTTAAATGCAGATTCAAACTGTTCTTTATTATTTCTATCACCAATAATCTGCTCAACTTGACCATCAAATAATGTATTGTTACCTCTATTAAAGATAGTTACTTCATAATTTTTATTCAATAGTTCTACAACAATAGCACGACTGATTACACCTGTTCCACCTAAAACTAAAACTTTCATCTTACCCCATCCTTTCAACTTATATTCTTCTTTAGTATAGCCTAATAACAAAATTGAAACAACGCAATATTTGCGGGGTGTGAATTCAAAGTAAATAGATTTTGCATAATTCATCTAAATCCTGTAAACTATTTATACAATAGTTGAAAGGACTGAAGGTATGAATTCTAAAAAAATAATCTTTGGGATAATTGGTAGTGGATGGAGAGCTGAATGTTTTTTAAATGTGGCAAAAGCATGTCCTGATCGATTTGAAGTCTGTGGTGTTGTAACAAGAAGTGAAGAAAACAAAATAAAGATAGGTAACAAATGGAATGTGAATGTCTATCATACCATAGAAGAACTTCTAGAAGAGCATAAGCCGGAATTTGTAATAACTGCAGTTGCTAAAAAAGCCGGAACAGAGGTTATCTTAGATCTTACATCTAAGAATATTCCTGTATTAGCAGAGACCCCACCAGGAAATACAATAGAAGACTTAATTAGATTACATAATAATATTAATGTAAACTCGAAAATACAAATTGCAGAGCAATATCATCTACAACCGATTCATGCATCGAGGATATCATTAATAGATGCCAAGACAATTGGACCCGTACAATATTGTGAAGTTTCAATTAGCCAAGGGTACCATAGTATAAGTTTAATGAGAAAGTACTTAGGCATACAATTTGAAAATGCTACCATCAGAGCCTACAGATTTAAAAATCCTGTTATTGAAGGACCTGGAAGAAGCGGTCCACCTAATAAAGATAATTTAGTGGAAAATGAACATACAATAGCCATTTTAGATTTTGATGGTAAAGTGGGATGTCATAATTTTGAAAATAACCAACATCGTTCTTGGGTAAGATCTCAAAATGTTGTCATTAGAGGCACAAAAGGGGAAATAAAAAATACAAGAGTGAGTTATTTAAAGGATTATCTAACACCAATAGAATTTGAGCTTAAAAGAAAAAGTGCAGGAGAATTTGAGAATCTAGAAGGTTATTACTTTAAAGGCATTATAGGTGAAGGGGAATGGCTATATAAAAATGAGTTTATGCCTTCTAGAATGTCAGATGAAGAAATAGCTTTAGGGACTACAATTATAAAAATGAGCGAATATGTAAAAACAGGACAATCTTTTTATAGTCTG
Proteins encoded:
- a CDS encoding Gfo/Idh/MocA family protein gives rise to the protein MNSKKIIFGIIGSGWRAECFLNVAKACPDRFEVCGVVTRSEENKIKIGNKWNVNVYHTIEELLEEHKPEFVITAVAKKAGTEVILDLTSKNIPVLAETPPGNTIEDLIRLHNNINVNSKIQIAEQYHLQPIHASRISLIDAKTIGPVQYCEVSISQGYHSISLMRKYLGIQFENATIRAYRFKNPVIEGPGRSGPPNKDNLVENEHTIAILDFDGKVGCHNFENNQHRSWVRSQNVVIRGTKGEIKNTRVSYLKDYLTPIEFELKRKSAGEFENLEGYYFKGIIGEGEWLYKNEFMPSRMSDEEIALGTTIIKMSEYVKTGQSFYSLAEACQDQYLSLMIEEAIEKDITVKTKYQKWARL